The genomic stretch GCTTCGTTCTGGAACCATCGCTCCATCAGGCTGGCTGCAGTGCTCCACCCCATCGTGCGCATGGCGTGCGGAATCTGAGTAATCGAGAGCCGATCAATCGTGATCCGCTTGCCCTGCGTGACATCGACGGGGCTGGTTCTCGATTTGGCGCTGCTCGTGAGAATCAGGGTGTCAGGCTTGAGTGCATTCAACGCGGAGAAATCGCTAAGTCCCATCGTCTTCACTCCTCTGCAGGTGCCGGAGCAGAGATGGCGACCGAGATGGGTATGGGCGCAGCCGTGCGATGTCGCTCGGTCCTCCCCCTATCGTCGAGCGCGCACTGCTGCGGGAGTCCGACCTCGGGTATCAGTAAGCACGTCAAGCCCCTCAGCGGGTCGCCAGTAACAGCGTCCACGAAGATGAAGTGCTCGTCGAACTGGCCCGTTTCCATTCCGCCCTTGGTTGGTTCAGCGAACCGCTCGGCGGCACGGGCAGCTGAAGCGTTGCTGCCATGGCTCGGCGTCTGTTCGACGCGCGCGAGCGACGGCGCCGTAGTGGAGATCAGGCCGCAGCCGCAAGCAAGTTTGCTGAGCTGTTCGGTCGCTGTGTTTCGGCCGCTCTGCTTGAAGAACGCGTATCCCCCGACGATCGGGAAGTCGCCCCCGTGCAGTGGGCAGGACGCCTTGTCGTCCTCCAACGCAGTCGGGATGCCGTCGCTCGGAAACCCGCTTGCCTGAACAACTTTGCCGCCACTGGTCGTCGGATCGCCCAGTCTGATGAATCCATCCCGCATGTTTGCCACCTTGAAGGTCGAATCGCGTCGATGCGACGCGTGGTCGAGGCTTGCAATGTGCGGACGTTGGATCAACGGTTTCGGGCGGGACTTTTGCTCGGTGCCCCGTGGTGTCGGGTGAGGCCCGTTGCTGGAGGGCGGTGCCCGTGCGCTGCGGGCCGGGGTCCCGGCTCCCGCCGGAATGACGTCTTAACTCTGGATGAGTTTGTGTAGTGCGCACTTCTGTCGCCCGGGTACCCGAGCGACGCATGCGGTCGCCGCTCTTCCGGCACCGGCTTTTGCTAGTCTCCCCTGACCCTCCAGCCAGAACACCGAGTGCATGGCACACAGTCAGTTCGACCTGCTGCGGCAGCGGCGCTTCCTGCCGTTCTTCGTGACCCAGTGCCTGGGGGCGTTCAACGACAACGTGTACCGGCAGGCGATCATCGGCCTGCTGTTCTGGCTCGGCGTGGACGAGGCCGAGCGCACGCTCTACACCAACATCGCGCCGGCGTTGTTCATCCTGCCGTACTTCCTGTTCTCGGCCACGGCGGGGCAGATCGCGGAGAAGCTGGAGAAGTCCAGGCTCATCCGCATCACCACGACGATGGAAATCGCGATCATGTCGCTGGCGGCGGTGGGCTTTCTCACGCAGAACATGATCGTGCTGCTCGTCGCGCTGTTCTGCACGGGCGTGCAGTCCACGCTGTTCGGGCCGGTGAAGTATTCGATCCTGCCGTCGGTGCTGAAGCCGGAAGAACTCACCGGCGGCAACGGGCTGGTGGAGATGGGCACGTCGATGTCGATCCTCATCGGCATGATCTTCGGCGGCCTGATCTTCAAGCTCGCCGGCGCGCACGGGCCGGTGGTCGCGGCGACGGCGATCATCCTGCTCGCGGTGAGCGGCAACGTGGTGAGCCGTTTCATTCCGCGCGCCGAACCGGGCGCGCCGGGGCTGCGGATCAACTGGAACCCGATCCCCGAGTCGCTCGCCGTGCTGCGTCTGGCCAAGCGCCAGCTCGCCGTGCGCAATTCGGTGCTGGGCGTGTCGTGGTTCTGGTTCATCGGCACGGTGCTGACCTCGCAGCTGCCGAGCTACGCGGTGGTGAACCTCGGCGGCAGCGAGACGCTGTACATCCTGGCGCTGGCGCTGTTTTCCATCGGCACCGGCGTGGGTTCGGTGCTGTGCGAGAAGCTCTCCGCACGCACGGTGGAGATCGGCCTGGTGCCGCTGGGCGCGTTCGGCATGAGCGCCTTCATGCTCGATTTGTATTTCGCGCGCAGCGGTGCGGCCCCGGTGTCGGACCTGGGCGCGATGGAGTTCCTGCAGCAGCCGGGCAGCTGGCGCATCGCAATGGATTTGACGGGTATCGGGCTGTTCGCCGGCTTCTTCGCGGTGCCGCTGTTCGCGCTGATCCAGAGCCGCACGCCGCGCGAGGAGATCTCGCGCGTGATCGCCGGCATGAACATCCAGAACGCGGGCTTCATCGTGCTGGCGGCGGTACTGGGCATCGTGGTGCAGCGCTTCTTCGGGTGGACGATCCCGCAGGTGTTCCTGGCGCTGGCGATCGCGAATGTGGTCGTGGCGATCTACATCTTCACGATCGTGCCCGAGTTCATGATGCGCTTCCTGAGCTGGGTGTTCGTGCGCGTGCTGTATCGCATGCGGCCCCACGGCATCGAGCAGCACGTGCCCGACGAAGGCGCGGCGCTGATCGTGTGCAACCACGTGAGCTACATGGATGCACTGATCCTGTCGGCCAGCGTGCCGCGGCCAATACGCTTCGTCATGTATTACAAGATCTTCCGCATCCCGGTGATGAGCTGGATCTTCCGCACGGCGAAGGCCATCCCGATCGCCGGCGCGAAGGAGGACCCGGAGCTGATGCGCCGTGCATTCGACGAGATCGACGCCGCGCTGGCCGAAGGCGAGCTGGTCGGCATCTTCCCCGAGGGCGCGCTGACGAAGGACGGACAGATCGCGCCGTTCAAGTCGGGCGTGGAGCACATCCTCGAACGCGCCGCCGCGCGCGGGCAGGTTGTGCCCGTGGTGCCGATGGCGCTGCGGAACATGTGGACGAGCATGTGGAGCCGTCGCGACACGCGGCTGGGGCGCATGCGCGTGCCGCGCCGCTTCCGCGCGCCGGTGGAGGTGATCGCGCAGGCGCCCATCGTCGATGCGACGGTGGATGCGGCCACGCTGGAAGCGAAGGTGCGGGCGATGCGCGGCGACGCCGCCTGAGCCGTCACCACGGCGGGATGACGCGCTGCTAGGATCGGGTCGCCGCGGCGTCGCGGCGCACCCGAAGGATCGCCATGAACGTGCCGCCCCCCATCCCGCCGTCGCCGTCGCCGCTGGCGACGCGCATTCCGAACTACATGATCTGGGCGATCCTGATCACCATCGCCTCGGTGCTGTTCTGCTGCATCGTCGGCACGATCCCGGGCGTCATCGCGATCGTGTTCGCCGCGCAGGTCAACACGAAGCTGGCCGCGGGCGATGAAGCCGGCGCATGGGTGGCCTCGCGTCGCGCGAAGCTGTGGTGCTGGATCACGACCGGCCTGACGATCCTCGGCCTGTGCTGGACGATCTGGTTCATCAGCGCCGGCGGCATGGCGCAGTACCAGCAGATGCTGCAGGAACTGGAAAACGCGCAGCGCGTCCAGCAATGAACGCCGTCGCGTCCCGCGCCTCGACCTTCGACATGCGCACCGTCGTGGTGGGCGCCGCGGCGGTAAGCGCGCTTTCCGGCGCGGCGTTGTTGCGGGCGGTCGAGCCGGGTGCGCTTTGGCCCTGCGCGTTCCATGCGATCACCGGATTGCACTGCCCCGGCTGCGGTCTCACGCGCATGCTGCATGCGCTGGTGCACGGCGACATGGCGCGCGCGTGGTCGATGAATCCGCTGGCGATGATCGCGCTGCCGCTATTGGCGATGATGCTGATGCAGTGGTGGCTGGCGCGCCCGTTGGTGCCTGCGCGCCTGAATCGCGTCGTGCACGATGGGCGCGTCTGGATTGTCGCGATGGTGCTGTTCGGCGTGCTGCGGAATCTTCCGTTCGCGCCGTTGGCGTGGATGGCGCCGGGCTGAGATTGTGCTGTTGTAGCCCGGGTAAGCGAAGCGCACCCGGGGCTGTCACGCGTGATCCCGGGTGCGCTTCGCTTACCCGGGCTACAAGAGCTACGGTCAGCTCACCCAGCCGGCGATCACGAACAGCGCCAGCACCGCCAGCCACACCAGCAGGCTGCGCCAGACCAGACTCATCGCGTCGCGCAGTTCGGGCACTTCGCCGGAGAAGGCCGGAATCGGCGCGGGCGGCGGCGTGAGGCCGGCGTCACCGGCTTCCACGCCGATGGTCGCGTCGTCGTAATCGGCCGCTTCGTCGGCGAGTTCGCACTTCACGCTCGCGCGCGCGACGGCACCGAGAAACGGACGGCGCACGTCGAACGAGGCGCCACCCGCATCGCGCCACGCGCCGAGCACGGTGTCGAAGTTGCCGACCAGCGCGAGCGACAGGGTCATGAGCTGCGCGACGGGCCAGTCGAGGATCGCGAAGAAATAGCGCGCGCCCTCGCGTGTCTGCACCGGCAACGCGGTCGCGGCCTCGCCTTCGGCCGAGATGGCGGTGAGTCGATAGAGCAGCGCGCCGAACGGACCGAGCAGCAGGAACCAGAACAGCACGCCGAACCAGCGGTGCTGCGCGTTGCGGAAGACCGCTTCGACGAGACTGCCGCCGTCGAGCACCGCCGGCATGCCGCCTTCGGGCCACAGGCGCATCGCGGCGGTGCGTCGCGATGCAGCGTCGGGGGCGTCGGCGACCGCGTCGACATCGACGTCCAGATCGCGCGGTCCCCAGGCGTAGAACAGCACCGCCACGCCGAAGATGAGGCTTGCCAGTCCGAAGAAGGCATCGTGCAGCGCGAGCTGGAACAGCGTGACCAGTAGGGAGATCGGCGCGAGCGCCAGCACCAGGCCCCATCGCCCGTGCCAGAAGCTGCCTTCCGGAAAGCGCGAATCCAGCCAGCGCAGCCAGTCGCGATACCAGCCGTAATGCCGCACCGACGCGGCGAACGACGGCGCCATGTGCCCGAGCACCAAAGCAACGACGACGGCGATCAGCGTGGCGGACATGTGCGCGGCGGGCTCCGGATCGCGGGGGCTGCGGGGATTCTAGCGCCTTGGGTTTGCGGTGATTCCGGTGGGAGTGGAGCTGGGTGCGCCGGATGCGTAAGCGCTAGTCGCTTACGCGCCCTGCCCCGCCAGCCACTGCTCGATCAACCAGCGCGAGATCGAAATGCTCGGCGACAACACCGGGCCTTCGCCATCGTCCTGCGTGCTGCCCCATTCGCCGCGCTGGCGTGCGCGACGCACCTCGTCCGCGGTGAACCAGCGCGCCTCTTCCAGTTCGTCGCCTACCTGGGGCGCGTCGGGTTCGGCTTCCGCGTAAAAACCGAGCATCAGCGATCCCGGGAACGGCCACGGCTGCGACGCGAGGTAACGGCAACGCCGCACGCGCACGCCGGATTCTTCCAACACTTCGCGCGCGACGGTCTGCTCCAGCGATTCGCCGGGTTCGACGAATCCGGCGAGCACCGAATAACGGCGCGCCGGCCAGCCCGCCTGGCGACCGAGCAGCAGACGCGAGCCGTCGGTGACGGCGACGATCACGGCCGGGTCGGTGCGCGGATAATGTTCGGCGCCGCACTGGACGCACTTGCCCTGCCAGCCCGCGCGCGACAAAGCGACCTCGCCGCCGCACACGCCGCAGAAGCGATGGCGGCTTCGCCAGTGCTGCAGCGCGCGCGCCTGCGCGAACACGCTGGCATCGAACGCCGGCCACAGCGACGCCGCACTGCGCAGGTCGACGCGACGCGGCGCATCGAGCGCGGTCAGCGCACCTTCCAGCGCGAACCACGCGATGTCGTGCGGATCCAGTCCCAGGAACACCGACGCGCCCACGCCGCCGGGGCCGTCGCTGATGTCGCGGCCGGTCGCCGCGAACAGGCGGCCTTGATCGTCGGCGTAGGCGTTGCCCTTCTCGTCGAGCAGGATCACTCGCGAGGTGGGCCAGCGGGCTTTGAGTGCGTCGGGGTCGTCGCGCAGGGCGTCGGCGCGATCGAGCGCGCCGCGGCAGGCCGCATCGACGCCGGCCTCGACGAACGCGAAGGGTGCCGGCGTGTCGCTCACACCGCGAACGAGGAACCGCAGCCGCAGGTGGTCTTGGCGTTCGGATTGCGGATCACGAACTGCGCGCCGTGCAGGCTCTCGGTGTAGTCGACTTCGGCGCCCATCAGGTACTGCAGGCTCAGCGGGTCGACCAGCAGCGTGACGCCGTCGGTCAGGATGGCGAGGTCGTCCTCGGCCTGCTGCTCGTCGAACTCGAAGCCGTACTGGAACCCCGAGCAACCGCCGCCCTGGATGTAGACGCGCAGCTTCAGGGCATCGTTGCCCTCCTCCGCGATCAGCTCGCGCACCTTGGTGGCGGCGGCCGACGAGAACTGGAGGGGGCGGTCGAGGGACTGGTAGTCCGGCGTGGCGGAGAGGGTCGGCAATTCCATGCGAAAAGGATGGGGCGCGCGGCCGGGTTGTTCAAGGCGCGAGGCGGGTCGCTGTGTCCTGCGGGCGCCGGATTCCAGGCATTCAGGGGGTTGCGGTCGCCGGCGCGACGTCGCGCGTGGCCTCGGCCCAGGTGAAGGACTGCTCGATCGCCGCCCCCGAGCGCGGGGCCAGCCGCACCGCCACGCGGACCGGCGTGAAGCCCGGCGGCAGGAAGACGTCGCCTTCGATCTGCTGGAAATACTTGAACGAATAGGTGATGCCCGGCGCGTTCGCCTGCTGCCGCAGCACGGGCCAGGTGAGTTTTTCGAGCTTGCCGCCGCGCGTGCCTTCGATGGCGAGCGTGAGCTGGCCGGTGCTGACCGCGCCCCGGTTGAGGTTCTGCGTGAGCGTGCCGGTGAAGTGCCACGCGGTGTCGGTCTGCGGCTGCAGTTTCAGCGAATGCACCGCCAAGCCACGGCGCTGGGCAGTGCTGCCGACCAGACGCTCATAGAAGGCGACGTCGGCGCGCAGGCCGGCGATTTCCTCGTCGCGTTCGGCCAGCGTGCTCTGCAGGTCGCGGTTGGCATCGCGGCTGATCTGGTCGGAACGACTCAGCGTGGCCACGCGCTGTTCGAGTTGCTCGATCTCGCGCCGCTGGCCGCGCGTTTCGCGCTCGCTGGTTTCCAGCTGGCCCTGCGGGCTGTCGGGAGCCGGCGCGAACACCCGCCACAGCCCCCACAACCCGAACAGCAGCGACAGCGCCACCGCGCCGAGCAGCAACGGCGTGCGCCCGCCGACCAGCGCGTCGCGCGCGGCGGAGGGCGCGGCAACCGGCTCCGGCACGTGGCCGGCCGGTCGGGACGAACCGGGTTGTTCGGGATCGCTCGGGGTCATGCCGGGGCGCCGTGGAAACCGGCGCCCAGCCTACCGCGACGCGATGTGACCGTCAGCGCAGAATGGCGGCGGCGTCCAGATCCGCTTCAGTCAGGGCGTGCCCTTCGTGGGCACCGGCGTGGATCAGGCGACCGGTGAGCACCGAGCCGGCCAGCATCTCGACGACCTGGTAATGCACGTTGCCCTGCACGCGCGCCTTGGCGGCCAGCTCGACGCGCTCGCTGGCGTAGACGTCGCCATCCAGGCGGCCGTTGAGGATCACCACCGGCGCGCGCACCTCGCCCTCGATGCTGCCGTTCTCGGCCAGCGTGATCGTGGCGCGCTGGCCTTCCTCGGCGATCACCTTGCCGACGATGCGGCCTTCCACGTACAGGCCGCCGCTGAACTTCAGGTCGCCGTGGATGACCACCTGGGCGCCGATGAGGGTATCGACCTGGCCGTCGACGTGGGCGGGTTTGCTCTTGAACATCGGGTACTTCCGGTTGCGCGCCGGCGAACCGGCAAAAGGGATGAGGTCAGGTGGCGCCGAGCTGCCAGCCCAGCGTCTGCTCGACGGCCACGTCGCCGCCTTCCAGCGACACGCGCACGCGCTGCGGCGTGAAATCGGCCGGCAGCATGACGCTGCCGCCCAACTGCTGGAAATAGCGGAACGAGTATTCCTGCGTGGGGGCGGAGCTGCGCTGATGGAGCTCGTCCCAGCTGATCGTCGCGAGCTTGCCGTGACGCACGCCTTCCACGGTGAAATGCAGGCGGCCGCGGCTGATCGCGCCCTTGTTGAGGCTCTGCGTCAGCACGATCTGGTAGCGCCAGCTGCCGCCGGATTCGGCGTCGAAGCGTGCCGAATGCACGCTCAGGCCCTTCGGCTGGCCGGTGGCGCCGACCAGGCGCTCGTAGAAGGCGAGGTTGGCGCGCAGGTCGGAGATTTCCTCCTCGCGCTCGGCCAGTTCGCTCTGCACTTCCTTGTTGGCCGCGCGGCTGATCTGGTCGGAACGCGACAGCGTGGCCTCGCGCTGGGCGAGCTGTTCGGCCTGCGAACGCCAGCGGCGCAGCTCGTCCTGCGCGGCGTCCAGCTGCGCGGTTACCTGCGGCAACTTCGGGGCGGCGTGGCGCTCGGCACCGAGCCACACGCCCGCCAGCGAGCCCAGCCATGCGACGGCGAGCACGGCCACGATCAGCGGTCGGCGGTCGGGCCGTTGCTGGACGATCGTGAAACGCGGCGGCGGCGCCCTGCGCGGCGTGTTGTTCATAAGCGTGTTTTCCGGCGATGCAGTCGCCGGATTCCCCAGCCCCTATACTTCGATGGACAGTCTAGCGAGGGAGCGACATGACGGATGCGCACCTGTTCGCAATTGGCGTAGTTCTGGCCTGGTTGGCCGGCATCCGCGTCTATCTCACGGTTTTCGGCGTCGGGCTGGCCGGCTTCTTCGGCTGGCTGGACCTGCCGGAGGCGCTGCAGGTTACTGCCTCGCCCTGGGTTCTGGGCGTTTCGGGCCTGCTCGCCGCTGGTGAATTTTTCGCCGACAAGATCCCGGGCGTCGATTCGGGCTGGGACCTGCTCCACACGCTGTTGCGCGTCCCGGCGGGCGCCTTCCTCGCGGCGGCCACGCTGTCGCCGGACGGCCAGCTGGGCGCCGGTGCGCTGGCGGCCGGCGCGGGCGTCGCGCTGACCAGCCACGTACTCAAGTCCGGCTCGCGCGCCCTGCTCAACACCTCGCCGGAACCGGTCAGCAACTGGACGGCCTCCATCACCGAAGACGTCGCCACGATCGGCGGCCTCGCGCTGGTGTTCGCGCATCCGTGGGTCGCGCTGACCATCGTGGTGCTGATCAGCATCACCGTCGCGCTGCTGCTGTGGTGGGTGTGGCGGATGCTGTTCCGGCGCGCGCCGAAACCCGGGCCGGTCTGATGGCTTCGCAATGAAAAACGCCGCCGGAATCCGGCGGCGTTTCGTTTGCGCAATTGCGATGCGATGCGGCGATCAGTCTTCCAGCTTGGTCAGCAGGTAGTTCTGCTCGCCCAGGCGTTCGATGAGCGACAGCTGCGTTTCGATCCAGTCGATGTGTTCTTCCTCGGAATCGAGGATGTCGGCGAACAGCTTGCGGCTGACGTAGTCGTTCACCGATTCGCAATAGCGGATGGCATCGCGCAGTAGCGGCAGGCCTTCCAGTTCGAGTGCGAGGTCGCACGCCAGCACTTCGCGCGGGTTCTCGCCGATGCGCAGCTTGCCCAGCGCCTGGAAGTTCGGAAGCCCTTCGAGGAAGAGGATGCGCTCCGACAACTTGTCGGCGTGCTTCATCTCGTCGATGGATTCCTTGTATTCGTGTTCGGCCAGTTCCTTCAGGCCCCAGTTCTTCAGCATCTTGGCATGCAGGAAGTACTGGTTGATCGCGGTCAGCTCGTTGTAGAGCGCCTTGTTGAGGAATTCGATGACCTTGGCGTCGCCCTTCATGGCCGGCCTCCTGTAAGCATGGATGCCGGCACTCTAGCCCGTTCAGGCGCGCGATGACGGAACGCGAATCGGGTGCACCCGCGTCCGAGAATCAGTCTCGCTTGGGAGCCAAGTTCAACGAAGCGGGCTCAAGCCGCTTCCTGCATCACCGCGAAGGGCAACTCGCG from Lysobacter auxotrophicus encodes the following:
- the nudC gene encoding NAD(+) diphosphatase; the encoded protein is MSDTPAPFAFVEAGVDAACRGALDRADALRDDPDALKARWPTSRVILLDEKGNAYADDQGRLFAATGRDISDGPGGVGASVFLGLDPHDIAWFALEGALTALDAPRRVDLRSAASLWPAFDASVFAQARALQHWRSRHRFCGVCGGEVALSRAGWQGKCVQCGAEHYPRTDPAVIVAVTDGSRLLLGRQAGWPARRYSVLAGFVEPGESLEQTVAREVLEESGVRVRRCRYLASQPWPFPGSLMLGFYAEAEPDAPQVGDELEEARWFTADEVRRARQRGEWGSTQDDGEGPVLSPSISISRWLIEQWLAGQGA
- the erpA gene encoding iron-sulfur cluster insertion protein ErpA; its protein translation is MELPTLSATPDYQSLDRPLQFSSAAATKVRELIAEEGNDALKLRVYIQGGGCSGFQYGFEFDEQQAEDDLAILTDGVTLLVDPLSLQYLMGAEVDYTESLHGAQFVIRNPNAKTTCGCGSSFAV
- a CDS encoding DUF6776 family protein, which codes for MNNTPRRAPPPRFTIVQQRPDRRPLIVAVLAVAWLGSLAGVWLGAERHAAPKLPQVTAQLDAAQDELRRWRSQAEQLAQREATLSRSDQISRAANKEVQSELAEREEEISDLRANLAFYERLVGATGQPKGLSVHSARFDAESGGSWRYQIVLTQSLNKGAISRGRLHFTVEGVRHGKLATISWDELHQRSSAPTQEYSFRYFQQLGGSVMLPADFTPQRVRVSLEGGDVAVEQTLGWQLGAT
- a CDS encoding bactofilin family protein, yielding MFKSKPAHVDGQVDTLIGAQVVIHGDLKFSGGLYVEGRIVGKVIAEEGQRATITLAENGSIEGEVRAPVVILNGRLDGDVYASERVELAAKARVQGNVHYQVVEMLAGSVLTGRLIHAGAHEGHALTEADLDAAAILR
- a CDS encoding DUF6776 family protein: MTPSDPEQPGSSRPAGHVPEPVAAPSAARDALVGGRTPLLLGAVALSLLFGLWGLWRVFAPAPDSPQGQLETSERETRGQRREIEQLEQRVATLSRSDQISRDANRDLQSTLAERDEEIAGLRADVAFYERLVGSTAQRRGLAVHSLKLQPQTDTAWHFTGTLTQNLNRGAVSTGQLTLAIEGTRGGKLEKLTWPVLRQQANAPGITYSFKYFQQIEGDVFLPPGFTPVRVAVRLAPRSGAAIEQSFTWAEATRDVAPATATP
- a CDS encoding DUF2752 domain-containing protein produces the protein MNAVASRASTFDMRTVVVGAAAVSALSGAALLRAVEPGALWPCAFHAITGLHCPGCGLTRMLHALVHGDMARAWSMNPLAMIALPLLAMMLMQWWLARPLVPARLNRVVHDGRVWIVAMVLFGVLRNLPFAPLAWMAPG
- the bfr gene encoding bacterioferritin, giving the protein MKGDAKVIEFLNKALYNELTAINQYFLHAKMLKNWGLKELAEHEYKESIDEMKHADKLSERILFLEGLPNFQALGKLRIGENPREVLACDLALELEGLPLLRDAIRYCESVNDYVSRKLFADILDSEEEHIDWIETQLSLIERLGEQNYLLTKLED
- a CDS encoding DUF4126 domain-containing protein — its product is MTDAHLFAIGVVLAWLAGIRVYLTVFGVGLAGFFGWLDLPEALQVTASPWVLGVSGLLAAGEFFADKIPGVDSGWDLLHTLLRVPAGAFLAAATLSPDGQLGAGALAAGAGVALTSHVLKSGSRALLNTSPEPVSNWTASITEDVATIGGLALVFAHPWVALTIVVLISITVALLLWWVWRMLFRRAPKPGPV
- a CDS encoding CD225/dispanin family protein encodes the protein MNVPPPIPPSPSPLATRIPNYMIWAILITIASVLFCCIVGTIPGVIAIVFAAQVNTKLAAGDEAGAWVASRRAKLWCWITTGLTILGLCWTIWFISAGGMAQYQQMLQELENAQRVQQ
- a CDS encoding MFS transporter; translation: MAHSQFDLLRQRRFLPFFVTQCLGAFNDNVYRQAIIGLLFWLGVDEAERTLYTNIAPALFILPYFLFSATAGQIAEKLEKSRLIRITTTMEIAIMSLAAVGFLTQNMIVLLVALFCTGVQSTLFGPVKYSILPSVLKPEELTGGNGLVEMGTSMSILIGMIFGGLIFKLAGAHGPVVAATAIILLAVSGNVVSRFIPRAEPGAPGLRINWNPIPESLAVLRLAKRQLAVRNSVLGVSWFWFIGTVLTSQLPSYAVVNLGGSETLYILALALFSIGTGVGSVLCEKLSARTVEIGLVPLGAFGMSAFMLDLYFARSGAAPVSDLGAMEFLQQPGSWRIAMDLTGIGLFAGFFAVPLFALIQSRTPREEISRVIAGMNIQNAGFIVLAAVLGIVVQRFFGWTIPQVFLALAIANVVVAIYIFTIVPEFMMRFLSWVFVRVLYRMRPHGIEQHVPDEGAALIVCNHVSYMDALILSASVPRPIRFVMYYKIFRIPVMSWIFRTAKAIPIAGAKEDPELMRRAFDEIDAALAEGELVGIFPEGALTKDGQIAPFKSGVEHILERAAARGQVVPVVPMALRNMWTSMWSRRDTRLGRMRVPRRFRAPVEVIAQAPIVDATVDAATLEAKVRAMRGDAA
- a CDS encoding PAAR domain-containing protein, translated to MIQRPHIASLDHASHRRDSTFKVANMRDGFIRLGDPTTSGGKVVQASGFPSDGIPTALEDDKASCPLHGGDFPIVGGYAFFKQSGRNTATEQLSKLACGCGLISTTAPSLARVEQTPSHGSNASAARAAERFAEPTKGGMETGQFDEHFIFVDAVTGDPLRGLTCLLIPEVGLPQQCALDDRGRTERHRTAAPIPISVAISAPAPAEE